Proteins encoded within one genomic window of Brassica rapa cultivar Chiifu-401-42 chromosome A09, CAAS_Brap_v3.01, whole genome shotgun sequence:
- the LOC117127698 gene encoding uncharacterized protein LOC117127698 — translation MGGSPPCGDSVRAVKDHRRMVDTSQRWPQKSPADPPISFSTEDLLGVNFPHNDPLLVVLAIDKYDVTKVLIDTGSSVDIIFRETLVKMGIDLKDVKPSSRTLTGFNGSSEVIMGTIRLSVQAEGVARMVKFSVVSTKAPYHVILGTPWLYSMRAIASTYHQCVKFPEMDGTIKTVRGDQRAARDLLIATVKLQRSQSLVNSISPPISKICPQKEEVLEVPVDESDPSKVLRVGAYLSDEMQRDITDFLKQNLSTFAWSMTDMQGIDPSITTHELNVDPNIKPIRQKRRKLGPERSKAVVEEVERLLSAGSIAEVRYPEWLANPVVVKKKNGKWRMCVDFTDLNKACPKDSYPLPNIDRLVESTAGNEMLTFMDAFSGYNQIMMHPDDREKTSFITDRGTYCYKVMPFGLKNAGATYQRLVNRMFAKQLGTTMEVYIDDMLVKSVRADDHLAHLRECFDILNAYKMKLNPAKCTFGVSSGEFLGYIVTQRGIEANPKQISAVLDLPSPRNCREVQRLTGRIAALNLFISRSTDKCLPFYDLLRGNKKFIWDDKCEEAFNQLKHYLTTPPILAKPDIGDVLSLYIAVSSAAVSSVLIKEDRGEQRPVFYMSRRMTGPETRYPTLEKMALAVVESARKLRPYFQSHSVEVLTDQPLRTVLQNTNRAGRLTKWAIELGELDITYKCRTAAKAQVLADFLVELSPELAQDLETSDSTWILNVDGSSTNKGSGAGVQLQSPSGELIRQSFSFGFPASNNEAEYESLIAGLRLAKAVKAKRLSAYCDSQLVASQFSGDYDARNDRMDAYLRVVQALAKEFEFFELTKVPRGENVCADALAALGSKLRDQVKRTIPIHRIEKPSIDISTESANFVTTESETTPLSETNDDSEMTDQDQLIPDWRIEFIQYLTKGTLPTDKWAARRLKRRSAHYVVMEEELHRVTANKVLLKCIFAEQTQLVMAETHEGAGGNHSGGRSLALKIRNLGFFWPTMNTDCEAYARRCDKCQRHAPSIHSPTELLRTSAAPYPFMRWGMDIIGPMPNSRQRRFVLVLTDYFTKWIEAEAFAQVTEKEVRGFVWKNIICRHGLLYEIVTDNGSQFMAGNFKDFCNKWNIRLSPSTPRYPQGNRQAESSNKIIIDGIKKRLDLKKGHWADELDGVLWSHRTTPRGATKSTPFSLAYGMEAMAPAEVNVTSLRRSKMPQHVELNQEMLLDALDGLEEKRDQALLRIQNYQNQIESYYNKKVRSRPLELGDLVMRKVFENTKEPNAGKLGANWEGPYKITRVVKPGVYRLETSRGEAVPRAWNSMHLRRFYS, via the coding sequence ATGGGAGGATCTCCACCTTGCGGGGATTCTGTACGAGCGGTCAAAGATCACCGACGAATGGTGGACACCTCGCAGCGCTGGCCGCAGAAGTCCCCAGCTGATCCTCCAATCTCCTTCTCAACTGAAGACCTTCTCGGAGTAAACTTTCCTCATAACGACCCTCTTCTCGTCGTTTTGGCTATCGATAAGTACGACGTCACCAAAGTGCTGATCGATACTGGCAGCTCGGTCGATATCATTTTTCGCGAAACTCTCGTAAAAATGGGAATCGACTTAAAAGACGTGAAACCGTCTTCCAGGACTCTCACCGGCTTTAACGGCTCCTCCGAAGTAATCATGGGAACTATCCGTCTCTCGGTACAAGCTGAGGGAGTAGCTCGGATGGTCAAGTTTTCGGTAGTCAGCACCAAGGCTCCCTACCACGTGATACTAGGCACTCCATGGTTATACTCCATGCGAGCGATCGCATCAACGTACCATCAGTGCGTCAAATTTCCGGAAATGGATGGTACGATTAAGACAGTGAGAGGAGATCAACGGGCCGCGCGAGATCTCTTAATTGCCACGGTCAAACTGCAGCGATCTCAGTCGCTAGTCAACTCGATCTCCCCTCCAATAAGCAAGATCTGCCCACAAAAAGAAGAGGTGCTCGAAGTCCCAGTCGACGAATCGGATCCAAGTAAAGTGCTACGAGTAGGCGCTTATCTATCAGACGAGATGCAGCGCGATATCACGGATTTCCTGAAGCAAAACTTGTCCACCTTTGCTTGGTCGATGACTGACATGCAGGGAATCGACCCGTCCATCACGACTCACGAGTTAAACGTAGATCCAAATATCAAGCCCATCCGACAGAAGAGACGAAAGTTGGGTCCCGAAAGATCCAAAGCAGTTGTTGAGGAAGTCGAGCGCTTATTAAGCGCGGGCTCGATAGCAGAAGTTCGTTACCCGGAGTGGCTCGCTAACCCGGTGGTTGTCAAGAAGAAAAACGGCAAGTGGCGCATGTGCGTCGATTTTACCGACCTCAACAAGGCCTGCCCAAAAGACAGCTACCcgcttccgaacatcgacaggCTTGTCGAATCAACTGCCGGCAATGAAATGCTCACGTTTATGGACGCTTTCTCGGGATACAACCAGATCATGATGCATCCTGATGATCGAGAGAAGACGTCGTTCATAACTGATCGAGGAACTTATTGCTACAAAGTAATGCCCTTCGGGCTGAAGAACGCCGGTGCAACGTACCAGCGACTTGTCAACCGCATGTTCGCTAAACAGCTCGGTACAACAATGGAAGTCTACATTgatgacatgctcgtcaaatcagTCCGAGCCGACGACCACCTAGCACATTTACGGGAGTGTTTCGACATCCTAAATGCGTACAAGATGAAGCTAAACCCGGCCAAATGCACCTTCGGCGTATCGTccggagaattcctcggctacatAGTGACGCAGCGAGGAATCGAAGCGAACCCGAAGCAAATATCAGCCGTCCTCGATCTACCCAGTCCGAGAAATTGCCGAGAAGTCCAGCGACTAACAGGccgaatcgcagcacttaatcTTTTCATCTCCCGGTCCACTGATAAATGTCTCCCCTTCTACGATCTCctccgaggaaacaaaaaatTCATTTGGGACGATAAATGTGAGGAGGCTTTTAATCAGCTCAAACATTACTTGACGACGCCCCCTATCCTGGCAAAGCCAGACATAGGCGACGTTTTATCTCTCTACATTGCGGTCTCATCCGCCGCAGTCAGCAGCGTGCTAATCAAGGAGGACCGAGGAGAACAACGACCTGTTTTCTACATGAGCAGAAGGATGACCGGACCAGAAACCCGGTATCCGACACTTGAAAAGATGGCCCTGGCCGTCGTCGAATCAGCGAGGAAACTCCGCCCGTATTTTCAGTCACACTCGGTAGAAGTTCTCACCGACCAGCCGCTCAGAACTGTCTTGCAAAACACGAACAGAGCCGGCCGTCTTACCAAGTGGGCGATCGAACTCGGAGAGCTCGACATCACTTACAAGTGTAGAACCGCCGCTAAGGCCCAAGTCCTCGCCGATTTCCTCGTGGAGTTATCTCCGGAACTCGCTCAGGATTTGGAAACTTCGGACTCAACCTGGATCCTGAATGTCGACGGTTCCTCAACAAATAAAGGCTCTGGAGCAGGAGTTCAGCTTCAATCCCCATCGGGAGAACTCATTCGACAGTCGTTCAGTTTTGGTTTTCCAGCGTCAAACAACGAGGCGGAGTATGAATCACTCATCGCCGGCCTTCGCCTCGCCAAAGCAGTCAAGGCTAAGCGGCTCAGTGCATACTGCGACTCACAGCTCGtcgccagtcaattcagcggtgATTACGATGCGCGCAACGATAGAATGGACGCTTACCTCCGAGTCGTACAAGCATTAGCTAAAGAGTTCGAATTCTTCGAGCTCACAAAGGTTCCTCGCGGAGAAAATGTCTGTGCCGATGCGTTAGCGGCACTCGGAAGCAAGCTCCGCGATCAAGTCAAAAGGACTATTCCAATCCACCGAATCGAGAAACCAAGTATCGACATCTCAACGGAATCAGCTAACTTCGTCACCACAGAATCCGAAACAACGCCCTTATCTGAGACCAACGACGACTCCGAGATGACAGACCAAGATCAGCTGATACCAGACTGGAGGATTGAATTCATCCAATATCTCACCAAGGGCACGCTTCCCACCGATAAATGGGCCGCAAGACGATTAAAGAGACGCAGCGCGCACTACGTCGTCATGGAAGAAGAACTCCACCGAGTAACAGCTAACAAGGTCCTCCTCAAATGCATTTTTGCCGAGCAAACGCAGTTAGTAATGGCAGAAACTCACGAAGGAGCAGGTGGAAACCACTCTGGAGGTCGGTCATTAGCCTTGAAAATTCGGAACTTAGGATTTTTCTGGCCAACTATGAATACCGACTGCGAAGCGTATGCCCGGCGATGCGACAAATGCCAACGACACGCTCCGAGTATCCACAGCCCAACCGAGCTACTGCGAACTTCCGCAGCCCCTTACCCATTTATGCGATGGGGGATGGATATCATCGGACCAATGCCGAATTCTCGTCAACGTCGCTTCGTGCTGGTATTGACCGACTACTTCACCAAATGGATCGAAGCAGAAGCCTTCGCGCAGGTTACAGAAAAGGAAGTTCGCGGCTTTGTTTGGAAGAACATCATCTGTCGCCACGGCCTACTATACGAGATTGTGACGGACAACGGATCACAGTTTATGGCCGgaaattttaaagatttctGCAACAAGTGGAACATCCGACTAAGCCCCTCAACGCCGAGATATCCTCAAGGAAACAGACAAGCAGAATCCTCGAACAAGATTATCATCGACGGAATCAAGAAGCGCCTTGATCTCAAAAAGGGACattgggccgacgaactcgatgGCGTGCTCTGGTCGCATCGTACAACCCCCCGAGGAGCAACAAAATCTACCCCCTTCTCACTCGCTTACGGGATGGAGgcgatggctccggccgaggtCAATGTAACAAGTCTCCGccggtccaagatgcctcagCATGTTGAGCTTAATCAAGAGATGCTGCTAGATGCCCTCGACGGTCTAGAGGAGAAGCGCGACCAAGCCTTACTTCGAATCCAGAATTACCAAAACCAAATCGAGAGCTACTACAACAAAAAGGTCCGCTCGCGTCCTCTCGAGCTCGGCGATCTGGTTATGCGAAAAGTCTTCGAGAACACCAAAGAACCCAACGCTGGAAAACTCGGCGCGAATTGGGAAGGACCGTATAAGATCACTCGAGTCGTCAAACCAGGAGTATACCGACTCGAGACTTCCCGCGGAGAAGCAGTCCCACGAGCTTGGAACTCCATGCATCTTCGTCGTTTTTACTCGTAA
- the LOC117128477 gene encoding cardiomyopathy-associated protein 5-like: MSSSHRLTREQKGKGAVSSRDSDGIHHEAMMDTGNMDLSQRLLVSEAREQFRGDDDGQEAVDTSIVPISYYPGNIFAEESPLEVWKIRPSVIDGQDWSNVERTKSTVESVEAILRDLNAHGVSFIIPKRDQRPWSPPKGYQCIYESYFRNDTKLWFPIPRIVTAYAFRRGVALSQLMNGSLRLMVVLSVIAAEAGTSMSVRSFEELTSVLISDDGLVSTRMRPNYNVVTGYPTKTSDWQRSYFYVKSNRSAFEEPPKSGYRVLWNAEMVDHPNLATYPEDWKESARIVALQKQDHWEDFTRERIQRSVERIASQHWISDSLPHINRSTLKRLSLFTRAEQKEINRARTMKQLPDLSLITAGKIGAKKGTDDSAGVGITDAAPVTAERAPTGGSSQGKNSKKKKSKETRKESNEMDQTDLGNPSKKGGKKRKAVEPPAEDVPRKKKTKKQDFSVPRPSSVCEEELQALVPDATPEVGTSDDDENETIALRRRRREGPQQNRGASVGGQGISEVPRELPASERQQVPLRGDSSAHITEGSETRVSGRPKETPEDGFRFEFNRELPLACYPEDCARLLRLVKGGPDQLPSVGDLIFKDEYEHASCSSVKSHGDRNVLVGKYDTALRRAREQIRESEEAKKKAEEALRVSSRERTEAIARERALRKAFDETRTSDAAELQMCKEAMNNLEVVVDKQRKEKVDLERRMAAESLRHSEEMTRLRKSRRYEVTHERIRVLIAMIAKAEKRFHKISLREDQRDKYDDARCLYSQAFGTRKCLEQIKASGVERKPSISSLGKRGIMKKRQNAWK, translated from the exons ATGTCGTCATCTCATCGTTTGACGCGAGAACAAAAGGGAAAGGGGGCGGTATCTTCTCGGGATTCTGACGGTATCCATCACGAAGCGATGATGGATACGGGAAATATGGATTTATCGCAGCGTCTTTTGGTCTCGGAAGCAAGAGAACAATTCCGGGGTGACGACGACGGTCAAGAAGCGGTCGACACCTCGATTGTTCCGATCAGCTACTACCCCGGGAACATCTTCGCCGAGGAGAGCCCACTGGAGGTTTGGAAAATTCGACCTTCGGTCATCGATGGACAGGATTGGTCCAACGTCGAGAGGACGAAGTCCACCGTGGAGTCGGTGGAGGCTATCCTCCGAGATCTCAACGCACACGGGGTCTCGTTCATTATTCCAAAGCGGGATCAGAGGCCTTGGTCACCCCCGAAGGGGTATCAGTGCATTTACGAGTCATATTTCCGGAACGACACGAAGTTGTGGTTCCCAATTCCCCGAATTGTCACGGCTTATGCGTTCCGCAGAGGAGTCGCTTTAAGCCAGTTGATGAACGGTTCTCTCCGGTTGATGGTCGTTTTATCGGTGATTGCGGCTGAGGCAGGGACATCGATGAGTGTGAGGTCGTTTGAAGAGTTGACCTCAGTTTTAATTTCCGACGATGGGCTCGTCTCGACGAGGATGCGCCCAAACTATAACGTGGTCACGGGGTACCCGACCAAAACCTCAGACTGGCAGCGTTCGTACTTCTATGTGAAGTCGAACAGGTCAGCGTTCGAGGAGCCTCCGAAGTCTGGTTATCGCGTTCTTTGGAATGCAGAGATGG ttgatCATCCGAATCTTGCCACGTACCCCGAGGATTGGAAGGAGAGTGCTCGGATTGTTGCGTTGCAGAAGCAAGATCACTGGGAGGATTTTACTCGGGAGAGAATTCAAAGATCTGTAGAACGGATTGCGAGCC AGCATTGGATCTCGGATTCGCTTCCTCACATCAATCGATCGACTTTGAAGCGGTTGTCCCTTTTCACACGAGCCGAGCAGAAGGAGATCAATCGGGCCCGAACAATGAAGCAACTACCCGATCTTAGCCTTATTACGGCGGGGAAGATAGGTGCCAAAAAGGGTACTGACGACTCTGCGGGGGTCGGGATTACGGATGCTGCCCCCGTTACCGCCGAGCGGGCGCCTACTGGCGGTTCTTCTCAGGGAAAGaactcgaagaagaagaaaagcaagGAGACTCGGAAGGAGTCCAATGAGATGGATCAAACCGATCTGGGTAACCCCTCCAAGAAGGGTGGTAAGAAGAGGAAGGCCGTGGAACCGCCTGCGGAAGACGTTCCTAGGAAGAAGAAAACGAAGAAGCAAGATTTCTCCGTGCCCCGACCATCCTCGGTTTGCGAGGAGGAACTCCAGGCTTTGGTTCCCGATGCTACTCCCGAGGTTGGGACCTCGGATGATGATGAAAACGAGACCATAGCTTTGCGTCGGAGGAGACGAGAGGGTCCTCAGCAGAATCGTGGAGCCTCGGTGGGCGGTCAGGGCATCTCGGAGGTTCCGAGGGAGTTGCCAGCCTCCGAAAGACAGCAAGTCCCTCTGAGGGGCGACTCTTCGGCTCATATCACGGAAGGTTCTGAGACCCGCGTGTCCGGCCGTCCCAAGGAAACCCCGGAGGATGGGTTCAGGTTCGAGTTCAACCGAGAGCTTCCGCTGGCCTGTTACCCGGAGGATTGTGCTCGCTTGCTACGGTTAGTCAAAGGCGGTCCCGATCAGCTTCCTTCGGTGGGGGACCTCATCTTCAAAGACGAGTATGAGCACGCCTCTTGCTCGTCGGTAAAG AGTCACGGCGACCGGAATGTTCTGGTTGGGAAGTATGACACAGCCCTCAGGCGGGCCAGAGAGCAGATCCGTGAGAGCGAAGAAGCTAAGAAGAAAGCGGAGGAGGCTCTTCGGGTGTCTTCGCGGGAAAGGACAGAAGCCATTGCTCGGGAGAGAGCTCTCAGGAAAGCATTTGACGAGACGCGAACATCTGACGCGGCTGAGCTGCAGATGTGTAAGGAGGCGATGAACAACCTTGAAGTTGTGGTGGACAAGCAGCGGAAGGAAAAGGTTGACCTAGAGAGAAGGATGGCCGCGGAATCACTTAGGCATTCCGAGGAGATGACCAGGCTTCGGAAATCTCGTAGGTATGAAGTTACGCACGAGAGAATTCGCGTGCTGATCGCCATGATTGCTAAGGCCGAGAAGCGCTTCCATAAGATTTCTCTTCGTGAGGACCAAAGAGACAAGTACGACGATGCTAGATGTCTCTACAGCCAAGCCTTTGGAACGAGGAAATGCCTCGAGCAGATTAAAGCCTCGGGTGTCGAGAGGAAACCATCGATTTCTTCGCTGGGCAAGAGAGGCATTATGAAGAAGAGGCAGAACGCTTGGAAGTAA